CGGTGCCCGAGCCACTGCGCAAGGTGCAGAAGTCGGTGGCCGAGTGCGCCCGCATGCATGCCGAAAACGATTACGCGGCAATGTGGGTGGGCCTGTACGAGGACATCGTCCGCAACGGCATGATCACCCGCACCACGGGTTACCCGGTGCTGGTTGCCGGGCGCTACGTCATGGCGACGACACCGATTCCTCGCTGGGACGTCCCGCGGCTGCATCACTGCGAGCACATCAACCTGTTCGGGGCCGGCCGCGAAAAACGCATCTTCGCGGTGCCACCCCACACCGACGTCGTCCCGCTGACCTTCGACGATGTGCCGTTCGAGGTGGAGTACGCCGACGGCGCGGTCTGCCGACTGTGCGGCAGCGACGACGCCTTCCTCGTCGAGGCAGGTCCCACAGGCGGTTTCGTGTGCAGTGACACCGAGTGGTGCGCCCGCGTTCGCGCCGGGGACGCCGACCGTGTGGCCCATCGACGTCGAGCGCCGCTGCACCTGCTACCCGACCCCCGGCGCCGCGCCGGCGCCGGTGCCACCGCGCGGAAGGGTCAGCCGTTCGGCTCGACCCGACGGCGTGAGAACCCCGTCGACAGTCCCGAGTGGATGCTGCGGGTGGACTCGATCGGCAAGGTGCACGGACCGGGCGGGGTGTACGCGGCCGAGGGCACCGGTCCCGAATTCGGAACGGCGATCAGCCCGAACACGGGCGCCGTGGTCGCGGCCTGGGACGTGTCCTTTGACGTCGCGCCCGGTGAGGCCCTGGGGGTGATCGGGGAATCGGGCTCCGGCAAGTCGACCGTGCTGTCGTGCGTCATCGGCGACGAACGCGCGACCGCGGGTGCTGTGTACCTGGCGACCGTGGACGACGGGGCGACCGATCTGCTGACGATGCCCGACGCCGAGCGTCGCCGGCTGAGGGTGGACGGAATGGCCGTGGTGCACCAGAATCCCGCGGACGGTCTCGACCTGCGGATCAGCGCCGGCGGCAACATCGCCGAGCGGCTCACCGCGGCGGGTTGGCGCGGATACCACGACATCCGCAATCGCGCCGCCGAACTGCTTGAACGCGTTGAGGTTCCGTTGTCCCGGATGGACGACCCGGTGGGCACTTTCTCCGGCGGGATGCGCCAGCGCGTGCAGATCGCCAAAGCGCTGGCGACCGAGCCGCCCGTGTTGTTGTTAGACGAGCCGACCACCGGTCTGGACGCGTCGGTGGCAGCCGGCGTGCTCGATCTGATGCGAGGGTTGCTGTCCGAGAGCGACATCGCCGCCGTTGTGGTCAGCCACGATTTCTCGGTAATCGAGGCGCTGACCGACCGCACCCTGGTCATGCACCTGGGCCGGGTGATCGAACGAGGCCTGACCGACCAGCTGTTCTGTGATCCACACCAGCCCTACACCCAGCGGCTAGTCGCCGCGGCCAGGAGGTGATCGCTGTGCCACCGGTACTGTCCGTGCGCGCGCTGCGCAAGTCGTTCACGCTGCACACCATCGACGGTCGCGTCGTACAGTCGCTGCGTGACGTCGACATCGACGTGCGGGCCGGCGAGCATGTTGCGCTCGCCGGGCCGAGCGGAGCCGGTAAGTCGTCGTTGCTGCGCTGCATCAATCGCAACTACCTGCCGGATTCGGGCTCGGTGGAGCTGCGCACCGCGGCGGACGAACAGATCGAGCTGACCGCGCTGTCCGATCGGGCGATGGCCAGAGTCCGGGGCCGCGAATTCGGCTATGTCGCACAGTTTCTGACCGCGCCGCCGCGCACCAGTCCGCTCGAGTTCGTTTCGGCCACCGCTCGGCGGCGCGGTGTCGAGCGCGCCGACGCCCGGGACGCGGCCGCGGTCGCCCTGCAACGGCTGAACCTTGACGAGGTGCTGTGGGATGTGGACTGCTCGGTGCTCTCCGGCGGCGAGCGGCAG
This genomic window from Mycobacterium saskatchewanense contains:
- a CDS encoding alpha-D-ribose 1-methylphosphonate 5-phosphate C-P-lyase PhnJ, which translates into the protein MTTTAELLAELTADETPSAILDESGKREIRRAALTAICVPGYQVPFGSREMPVARGWGSGGLQVTLAVISANDTVKVIDQGDDGGVNATNLRRMIAAATGCSQSADTRQASVVQTRHRIPEEALSAGDLLVYQVPVPEPLRKVQKSVAECARMHAENDYAAMWVGLYEDIVRNGMITRTTGYPVLVAGRYVMATTPIPRWDVPRLHHCEHINLFGAGREKRIFAVPPHTDVVPLTFDDVPFEVEYADGAVCRLCGSDDAFLVEAGPTGGFVCSDTEWCARVRAGDADRVAHRRRAPLHLLPDPRRRAGAGATARKGQPFGSTRRRENPVDSPEWMLRVDSIGKVHGPGGVYAAEGTGPEFGTAISPNTGAVVAAWDVSFDVAPGEALGVIGESGSGKSTVLSCVIGDERATAGAVYLATVDDGATDLLTMPDAERRRLRVDGMAVVHQNPADGLDLRISAGGNIAERLTAAGWRGYHDIRNRAAELLERVEVPLSRMDDPVGTFSGGMRQRVQIAKALATEPPVLLLDEPTTGLDASVAAGVLDLMRGLLSESDIAAVVVSHDFSVIEALTDRTLVMHLGRVIERGLTDQLFCDPHQPYTQRLVAAARR
- a CDS encoding ATP-binding cassette domain-containing protein, translated to MPPVLSVRALRKSFTLHTIDGRVVQSLRDVDIDVRAGEHVALAGPSGAGKSSLLRCINRNYLPDSGSVELRTAADEQIELTALSDRAMARVRGREFGYVAQFLTAPPRTSPLEFVSATARRRGVERADARDAAAVALQRLNLDEVLWDVDCSVLSGGERQRVNLAAGTVRPPRLLLLDEPVSALDPANREAALELIATLTAQGVAVLAVFHDQDAMRRLASRVVLMRDGHIVHDGPPAETAGVA